The Panthera uncia isolate 11264 chromosome C1 unlocalized genomic scaffold, Puncia_PCG_1.0 HiC_scaffold_3, whole genome shotgun sequence genomic sequence aaagaaaagaatgtctcCAAAGGAATATAGTTCAattggtaaaatatttaataataagctATTGCCATTAATGAAAagtgaatattatttaaaatcctgaaaaaagtttccataaaaattagaaataataaattaaaagaatattacctacaaatgcaataaaactataaattcaGACTTATACCCTTTACATACACACAGACTACGAGAAAGCTGGGTTTGAGGTAACTAAGAGCTATGTTTAACTTAGAGTAACATAATCAGATTTGGCAGACTGCCTCTGAAATGCTGACATCAAATATTTTCAgttcttaggaaaaagaaaagctattctaattaaaaatcatatatgtaaCTAAATATCCACTTTGTATTAAATAGgggtataaataataaattttatattaaataggGTATAAATCTAAAGAGCACGGATTTTTAAGAGTTCCACTCACGTCTAATTTAACAATGCTTTACTTAGGTACATGTTGTATACTTGCAACAATTAAAGTGAATTAAGAATGGGAGACTGGACTTTAGAAAAGCCAAAAAGGATTCAGTCATGTAAAAGAGTAAGGTTAAATTTCATATTACATTCCatatactttgaatataaatattaatatccaTTTGAAATCCTTATTACTTTTACATAAAGTCCTAAATATACCCACAAACGGTCCCTGGggtgaaaaaaaactttaaattgaTTTCTTGACAGCTAATAATTGACATTTCTAGTTCACCAaccttccagaaaacagaagcttATAATGAATACAGTGATTAGTACTTATTCAGTATTTCAAGTAAATATACTTACTCAGCAAGCAAATATAACACATCAGTTGTTTTAAATATGAACTaaattttaaactacaaataCTTACCTTGAAAATACCACTAATTCAGTAAGAGCTCTggcatagaaaaataaatacaactcaaattattttctaaccaGAGCTAAATCTTCAATacaaagtagggaaaaaaaaatcttttgtggaTATCAAAAAGTTCCTCAAATTATCTGTCAACACCAGGGAAGTTTATTATTCTTTCTGAATTCTCtcaatttctatagttttctatCCACATGTAGTGTTTTACCTAAAATACTATATAAATCCATgcaatatgcatttatttctgttgcttagctgattaattcaaattaaaactctAAGTACTTAccaagacattttaaatttctactagATAACTATTAGTATGCTATTGGTTTGTAGTtataagtataaaaattataatggaaGAAGCCAAAATGCAATTACAGTTTCCACAGATGTGAATACTGAGCTTTATGTTATGATGTAAAATCTACTATGGTTTTATCTTTCCTAATGAGACAGACTACAAATATTCTCTCCCCTGTGCTAATTTAATGAATTTCTTCACaactttaaagaggaaataatttcttttataactttaaaaaaaagtcaacacacatacacacactcacacacacacaaactcacacactatttttgttgttgttcttgtttgtcTTTCCAGAACCCAAATCAGATATTTCCAAGGGATTAGATAACTATTTGTGTTCAGACTATATTGTCATGGATAATTTCAGATGATCTTTGGAAATACTGGCCTTATCAGATAATCAAAAAGCATAAGAATTATACAAAATAAGAGGAATAAAATAGGTTCCAAAAATATGGACTTGGCAACAAACATATCGGTTTTAAATCAAAGTTGCTCATTGAACCGGTCTTCAGTTCACTTATCACAATGCTGCGCTTTGATAATATTCACCTTCTTTTTTATGACATTATAAGTCACCCAAGTTGTAAATCCTGAAAAGCTTCAATAATTTATGTAGTAGATAATTTCTTACAgtccaaatttttttttgcttccatagACAATGCTGGTTCTTTGGGTTCTTGCTTAACTTGGTTCACAGAAACGGTACCTTCTGGATTTTCTCCAACTTTAAaaccaaacataaaagaaaaaccctaAAGGTTAATGTAACTTATAACACTGAAATCTTTCTATGAATTTAGAGGCAAAGCAAAAAATAGTAGTTTTCTGAAAAGCAGTGTATTTGAGAACTCAGTACTTCTGATATCTTAATAGTCATTCATAATTCTTTCAGTATATGTACACCTTAAATTAATGTAACAGTGTGTGTCAActaaacttcaataaaaaaactaaaagaaaaagaatagaaaattaaatgttgagaagtaaaaaaaaaaattctttaatgctTCTGGtagtgaaaaaaagaagagactaagaaaatcatagttattttcttctaaagataCTTTGACAAAAAAGCAGTCcataatttgataaaattatgAGGAGTATCTCATATTTAAACTTAATTgcctctgggcgcctgggtggcttagtcagttgagcactgaacttttgctcaggtcacaatctctcggttcgtgaattcaagccccacatcaagctccacactggcagtgtggagcctgcttgggatcctctctatccctttctctctgcccccctcctattcatgctttctctacctctcagaataaataaataacttaaatacttttttaaaaataaacttaattgcctttaataaaaatatgtgtgaataAAAGTCAGGAAGCCTCCcattatttgaaaatgatgttCTGCAAAGAGCAGGcatatatattacaaatttaCCAATATGTTACTACCCCCATATGGTTTCCATATGTGATCATATATCAAGGAAAATTTTCCCTCCTTAAAGAAACTCCACTACATTAGTACGTTAGAAAAAAATATGCCACATCTTAATGGATAGCTCTGACTTACCTACATAAGCTATGTGTTTGCTTACTTGAAACACTGCATAATGCACTTACCATTCTGATTTTAAATAAAGTACTTATGACCAAATTAATCAGAATGTAGCATACCAGAAACACTATTATCTTGAACAGGCAGGTGGGATATCTAagatgaaatctttttctttttcagggataCCAGTTTTTCCATTGCTACAGGGAACTGAGATTAAGGGGACCAAAATTTGCTCTGGAAAGTGTGCTGAACACACCTAATGCTTGTCACATGTGAGTGTATTGGGAGAGTTTAGCCCACACCATAGAGAAAACCAATAGAAGATGGATTTGAGTGACCCTGAGAATTCATATGCAGGTGAGGGAGtccctcagatcatgatctaactTGATAAATCATGCAGGTTCAGATCCAAAGAGGGTCTCCTTTAAAGCAATCTGAATTAGAGCTCTCAGAAATATCTTGGTACAACACAGAGGGAGGAAGCATGTTAGAATGTAAAGAAACTTTTGAGGCAGATagatctgggtttaaatccctGCTCTATCACTTTAGGCAATTACTTAATCTTCCTGAGCCTTGGTCTCCCTATCTGTAGCATGGGGACATCATCAACTATTTCATGCGGTTGTGAGGATTAGTCTCCAtatattccttttccttctcatctATTGTCACAGCCCTCTGgataaattttcttaaaagtaatgtttccaataaatttaaaatataatgattctTTTCTGGAAGGaactattttatacttttccttaCCCAAAAGAATGATGACTAAGAATGGAAAGTAAATACTTTGTATGTTCTAAGGATAATTTCTATGAAAATTTATGTTCTTCAAAGTAAAATGCAAATCTTTTCCCACAAAAGTGCCCAATCCAGAACAATCTGTGTGAATGGAAGTGACACAGGTCAAGTAGGAGTCAGAATTTATTACTAGGTTGACTGGGTTTGTTACAAAGTGAATGTAACAAAGTCTTGGATTAAGTTAAGTCCTTAAGACTTAACTAGTTTCGTTTCAATTTCTACAGAACTCTGTATTTAAGTCTagaactcaaaattttaaaaattttatagctGCCCGCCCCatcccatttttccttttaacaaattttccataataaccTTTACActaaatcttttccttttaaagtttctcatttttttcatacattctAAAATGACCCTCTGATTTCATATCACCACAGATTTTCCACGTAAACTGAGGTAATCAGAGAATGAATAACTTTGCTagagacaaaaaaatttttaaagtttaaaaattattatgctcttgacatttttccctttttctggtAGTTTTACTTTATCAACTTATGTATTATAAACCCCTGAGTAGAAATGACAGTTTTTTTCTGTAGTGTAATAGTAacgatacaatggaatattactcggcaatcataaagaatgaaatcttgccatttgcaacaatgtggatgaaactctagtgtattatgttaagtgaaataagtcagagaaagacaagtatcatatgatttcactcatttgtggaatttaaaaaacaacatatgaacacaggggaaaggaagaaaaaaataagataaaaacaaagagggagggaaaccataagagactcttaaatacagagaacaaactgagtgttgctggaggggaggtaggtggggggtaTAGGCTAAATgcatgatgggcattaaggagggtacttactgggatgagcactgggtgttatatggaagtgatgaattattggattctacttctgaaaccaatactacactgttaactaactcaaatttaaattaaaaacaatagcaCTGATAGTccatgaaggttaaaaaaaataaaatcacaagttgCTTTTAACTTACTAATAGCTGGGTGGTTATCTATAATTTGTATTGGGATGGTCTGCACATTTCCCAACAGAATCCGATGAACACTTCCTTCCATATTCTCTGTATCCTCAACATCTCCAACTTGCACCAGCTGGTCCATTGCAGCTAGATTTTGATCTGGTCCTGGAAGGTTACCCATGGTAGAGGTAATAATGCTATTGTTTGGGGTCAGGCATGTATCTGTTTGAAGGCTATGACTTTGACCAAGCAGTAGAGAATTATTATTCATTACAGTACTTTCTAATGAGTCCAGAAGTCTTGAAGGACTGGAGGAAGGGTGGTTATTTACTGATATCAGAGTCGGTGATCCATCAGGAGAAGTGAATCTTGGTTGCAACTGCAAACCCTTTTAAACCGAAAAGAGTTACATCAATGTTTAAATTTACTAAGTATAATTTTTTCATAGGATATATTATTCTTTTCACAcacaattagaataaaatataatggcACAGCTACTAGCAAATATTGAGGACAGAAACAAGAATCAAAGGAATAGTAGTAAACTAAATTTTATTGCATGCATGGTCAACTCcaactttttcaaaatgtattgttTAAATTATCTTATATCAAGATACAAAAAAGTcaggaaattaataataaaaacatctttGATCATTATTACGATTCTATAACaattctataaaatacctagaagaGGAGAGattgaggaagaaagggaaaggcttcaaatttgtttatttcactgGCTACCTACCTGCAGTTGAGTGAATACTTTTGGCtgaaatgaggaaagtgaagagAGCAAGTGGGCTGGCTCTGGAGACAAAGAGCCCCTTGTCTGATTTGTTTCCACTTTGGTGCTAATTGATTCTCCTGGTGAATTTCCtaagttatataaaaaaataagccgtcaaaataaaataacatttatagcTTCTAGCATGCTACATTTTATTACAACACTTACTATCACAATTGGAATAGGAAATAAAGTCAAAGGTTTGGAAATGActttaagaagttattttttccactatggggcacctgggtggctcagtcggttaggcatccgacttcggctcaggtcatgatctcacggtccgtgagttccagccctgcgtcaggctctgtgctgacagctgagagcctggagcctgctttggattctgtgtctccctctctctctgcccctcctccactcatgctctctctctcaaaaataaataaatattttttaaaaagttattttttccactaaaaaaaaaaattattttgtccaCTATTTCCAGAAACATAggaaacagtatttttctttccttgaaagatTCTGTAACTCTAATCTAGACCATTTTCCGTGCTATGATGCTGAACTACACCTAAACTTCTCTAGATGTGTGAAACCTATTGAGTCTCAATTACAAAGACCAAACTTAATTCATCTTCGGTAGCCCTAGTGCCTGGATAATGCCTGACATAAAGTGGGTCCTCAATAATAACAGTACTAAATTTCTTTCAATAACTCATTTTGGAATAAATGAGGAGTACAAATCTCTGTTTTCTTAATACTTCAATGGCTAAAGTAATTGTCCTTAGGGAATGTAGTTCCTCTCATGTAATTTTTATGTACTAAACCCAAATAAATTCATCTCAATCAAAAACCAATTATCAGCAACTGTTTACTGTTTTCACactaagtaattttaaaaaatggccctAATGTCAGACAAGGATGGATTTAAGCACTAGCTTTTCTCTGTAACTTTCAACATGCTACTTAACTCGGTTTctaacttcagtttcttcatttgcaaaataaaaatcttcttcaAAGGACTGCTAAGAGGATTAAACAACACTCTCACATTTCTTGGCTTCTTCATTCCCtcttttttaaactgaagtatagttgacacacattgttacattagtttcaggtgtaaaatatagtgactGAA encodes the following:
- the CARF gene encoding calcium-responsive transcription factor isoform X7 — encoded protein: MEQEKAFNMLKKNLVDAGGVLRWYVQLPTKQAHQYHELETSCLALSPSPFPVPSLEEEETAIRDENCALPSRLHPQVAHKIQELVSQGIEQVYAVRKQLRKFVERELFKPDEVPERHNLSFFPTVNDIKNHIHEVQKALRNGDNVYNSDIIPATLQWTTDNGHILRETVTVTFAEGNSPGESISTKVETNQTRGSLSPEPAHLLSSLSSFQPKVFTQLQGLQLQPRFTSPDGSPTLISVNNHPSSSPSRLLDSLESTVMNNNSLLLGQSHSLQTDTCLTPNNSIITSTMGNLPGPDQNLAAMDQLVQVGDVEDTENMEGSVHRILLGNVQTIPIQIIDNHPAIIGENPEGTVSVNQVKQEPKEPALSMEAKKNLDCKKLSTT